In Leptospira harrisiae, a genomic segment contains:
- the epsC gene encoding serine O-acetyltransferase EpsC — protein MLSNGQDEFYNSILSRQSIPESVVGGKQVANRFLEELFSVLFSGYHSERNFTSKDQITDQLELFRIRWKNLLEPYATYADKELGRIVALDDILHNFIAKLPGLYQWMWEDAEAAFLGDPAAESIHEVILAYSGFYAGAVHRVANYFFKSSLPIFPKLLSGVAHEATGIDIHPGAEIGRAFFMDHGTGIVIGETTRIADNVKIYQGVTLGALSVNKSLAKQKRHPTIEEGVVIYAGATILGGETVIGKQSIIGGNAWITQSIPPYSVVYQKSEVRVRSSNEIQGLDFTI, from the coding sequence ATGTTATCGAACGGACAAGATGAATTTTATAATTCGATTCTCAGTCGGCAATCCATTCCCGAATCTGTTGTGGGTGGCAAACAAGTTGCCAACCGGTTTTTGGAAGAATTGTTTTCAGTTTTATTTTCAGGATACCATTCCGAACGTAATTTTACTTCCAAAGATCAAATTACGGATCAGTTGGAACTCTTTCGAATTCGTTGGAAAAATTTACTAGAACCTTATGCAACATATGCGGATAAAGAACTTGGTCGAATCGTTGCATTAGATGATATTTTACACAACTTCATTGCCAAACTTCCTGGATTGTACCAATGGATGTGGGAAGATGCCGAAGCTGCTTTTTTAGGAGATCCTGCTGCAGAGAGTATTCATGAAGTGATTCTCGCCTATTCGGGGTTTTACGCAGGAGCTGTTCACAGAGTGGCTAATTATTTTTTTAAATCTTCACTTCCTATCTTTCCAAAACTTTTATCTGGTGTGGCACATGAAGCAACAGGCATTGACATCCATCCTGGTGCAGAAATTGGTAGGGCATTTTTTATGGACCATGGGACAGGAATTGTTATCGGTGAAACCACGCGTATTGCAGACAATGTAAAGATTTACCAAGGTGTGACTCTCGGAGCTCTTTCAGTAAACAAGTCTTTGGCGAAACAGAAACGACATCCGACGATCGAAGAGGGTGTGGTGATTTATGCAGGAGCCACAATCCTTGGCGGCGAAACTGTCATCGGCAAACAATCCATCATCGGGGGGAATGCTTGGATCACTCAAAGCATTCCCCCTTATTCGGTTGTGTATCAGAAATCTGAAGTGCGAGTCAGAAGTTCGAATGAAATCCAAGGTTTGGATTTCACCATTTGA
- a CDS encoding PAS domain-containing protein: protein MAESFNYQSIVESFDEFLIYLDPFLEIQFSRTSPNLYLPPDSISTGKHINDLHITPRDALILTNLCQETLARRTPFQFTTTLLGNPFRISGRYLESKNIPGVILRGEPNFSIENVILDSGPYVIFRFKFDTEFLTTYVSPNVSLNLGYQTGDFKKGMLKPDDLIHPEDRDIAIQEEKDYIKNKSRTYQREFRFLKQDGIYIYVSVYSVVSYFNSIPTEKISYLIDITERKDKELEILKQRDELSRIKLLFEETNAAANVGAWEVDLLNNSLFWAKETKRIHEVPDDYIPELKEAFDFYPQEAHKQTLIDLFSKAVTKGTSYDLVLQIKTKTGKLKWARAIGHSVFKDGKCIRVFGSFQDITRSVNLDIQREDALSKLETILDATTHVTIIGADTTGIITHFNKGAEYHLQYDAEEVVGKTTPAIFHRPEEIQVRSAVLSREFGIPISGFDTFVHKAKLGEFESHEWTYVRKDKTEFPVQLVVTATKNKNGEITGYLGIGIDISAHKATEEALRASESRWQFALEGSGDGIWDWNSQTNKVFFSNQWKNMLGYSEDEIGSDISEWESRVHPEDKPNYFADLDKHFEGKSTVYVNEHRMLCKDGSYKWILDRGKVIEWTEDGKPLRMIGTHTDITERKVLEKALIVARENAEKASQAKSDFLANMSHEIRTPLNGVIGFSDLLMRTELNQVQKKYMETVYLSASSLLDLINDILDFSKIESGKMELYKERVNIYDLLHQIAEIVKHKAYEKGLELILNISPKVPRNIFVDSLRLRQILLNLIGNALKFTLKGEIQIKISAEPKENNEYEFLFEVIDTGIGISPENSDKIFEVFSQADTSTTRQFGGTGLGLSISSKLLNLFDSKMQLESERDKGSRFYFKFTTLADNERNTEPELNEIKSVMVLDDNETNLFVIHEMLSYKGIRVDGFRSPKEALEVIGSGTSYDVIISDFNMPEMNGLDFIENLLETIKSNKFKKPYLSLHTSSNDESIYKRCKELGIQSILLKPIQTNILYESLEKLVSGKNQEVVTPNYEPVHPIQTNEKIKIMIVEDNPVNMMLTKAIVQKSLPGTIIIEAENGILAVENFIQTEPQLVFMDVQMPEMNGYDATKAIRKLENGKLVPIIALTAGTLSGEEERCLDCGMNDYISKPVVLKTISEKMKHWLQIQ from the coding sequence ATGGCAGAAAGTTTCAACTACCAATCCATAGTGGAGAGTTTTGACGAATTCCTAATCTACCTAGATCCTTTTTTAGAAATTCAATTTTCACGCACTTCCCCTAATCTCTATCTGCCACCTGATTCCATTTCGACAGGAAAACATATCAATGACCTTCATATCACTCCAAGAGATGCGCTGATCCTTACTAACCTTTGCCAAGAAACTTTAGCAAGAAGAACGCCATTCCAATTTACAACAACCCTTCTCGGAAATCCGTTTCGGATCTCAGGTCGATATTTGGAATCCAAAAACATTCCTGGTGTGATCCTTCGCGGCGAACCAAATTTTAGCATTGAAAATGTGATTTTGGATAGTGGTCCCTATGTTATCTTCCGATTTAAATTTGATACGGAATTTTTAACAACTTATGTATCTCCCAATGTTTCGCTAAATCTGGGTTACCAAACAGGTGACTTCAAAAAGGGGATGTTAAAACCCGACGACCTAATTCATCCAGAAGACAGAGACATTGCCATTCAAGAAGAAAAGGATTACATAAAAAATAAATCACGCACATACCAAAGGGAGTTTCGGTTTCTAAAACAAGATGGTATATATATTTATGTTTCTGTTTATAGTGTTGTTAGTTATTTTAATTCCATACCCACTGAAAAAATTTCTTATCTTATAGATATTACAGAAAGAAAAGACAAAGAACTAGAAATCCTGAAACAAAGGGATGAACTCTCACGGATCAAACTTTTATTTGAAGAGACCAATGCCGCTGCCAATGTCGGTGCTTGGGAAGTTGATTTACTAAACAATTCTTTGTTTTGGGCTAAGGAAACGAAAAGAATTCACGAAGTTCCAGATGATTATATCCCCGAATTAAAGGAAGCATTTGACTTTTATCCCCAAGAAGCCCATAAGCAAACCTTAATAGATTTATTTAGCAAAGCAGTAACAAAAGGCACTTCATATGATTTGGTATTGCAAATAAAAACGAAAACTGGAAAACTTAAATGGGCCAGAGCCATCGGACATTCTGTTTTTAAAGACGGAAAATGCATTCGAGTTTTTGGAAGTTTTCAAGACATCACAAGAAGCGTCAATTTAGATATTCAAAGAGAAGATGCCCTCTCGAAATTAGAAACCATTTTAGATGCAACAACGCATGTAACAATCATCGGTGCAGATACAACAGGAATCATTACACATTTCAATAAAGGTGCCGAATACCATCTACAATACGATGCGGAAGAAGTTGTTGGTAAAACCACTCCGGCAATTTTCCATAGACCAGAAGAAATCCAAGTTCGTTCTGCAGTTTTATCACGTGAATTCGGAATTCCAATTTCTGGATTTGATACATTTGTTCACAAAGCAAAGTTAGGTGAATTTGAATCTCATGAATGGACATACGTTCGCAAAGACAAAACTGAATTTCCTGTCCAACTTGTAGTCACTGCCACCAAAAACAAAAACGGAGAAATCACAGGGTATCTTGGGATTGGAATTGATATTTCCGCACACAAAGCCACCGAAGAAGCGTTACGTGCTAGTGAAAGTCGTTGGCAATTTGCTCTCGAAGGTTCAGGAGATGGAATTTGGGATTGGAATTCCCAAACAAACAAAGTATTCTTTTCCAACCAATGGAAAAATATGTTAGGTTATTCGGAAGATGAAATTGGTTCTGATATATCCGAATGGGAATCCAGGGTCCACCCCGAAGACAAACCAAATTATTTTGCTGACCTAGACAAACACTTTGAAGGAAAATCTACGGTTTATGTCAATGAACACAGAATGTTGTGCAAAGACGGATCCTACAAATGGATTTTAGACCGTGGCAAAGTCATTGAATGGACAGAAGACGGAAAACCTCTCCGGATGATTGGAACTCATACCGACATCACCGAACGGAAGGTACTTGAAAAAGCTCTCATCGTTGCGAGAGAAAATGCAGAAAAAGCTTCTCAAGCAAAGTCGGACTTTCTTGCCAATATGAGCCATGAAATTAGGACTCCACTGAATGGTGTGATTGGGTTCTCTGACCTTCTGATGCGGACAGAACTTAACCAGGTTCAAAAAAAATACATGGAAACAGTTTATCTTTCTGCAAGTTCCTTACTTGATTTAATCAACGATATATTAGATTTTTCTAAAATTGAATCTGGGAAAATGGAACTTTATAAGGAAAGAGTCAATATTTATGATTTACTCCACCAAATTGCTGAGATCGTAAAACATAAAGCATACGAAAAAGGTTTAGAACTCATTCTAAACATTTCCCCAAAAGTTCCCAGAAACATATTTGTAGATTCATTGAGATTACGACAAATTCTATTGAATTTGATTGGCAACGCTTTGAAGTTCACTTTAAAAGGGGAAATCCAAATTAAAATCTCTGCGGAACCTAAAGAGAATAATGAATATGAATTTCTTTTTGAAGTCATTGATACGGGAATTGGAATTAGCCCAGAAAATAGCGACAAAATCTTTGAAGTGTTTTCACAAGCGGATACATCCACAACGAGACAGTTCGGCGGAACAGGTCTTGGGCTTTCTATCTCTAGTAAATTATTAAACCTCTTTGACTCTAAGATGCAATTAGAATCAGAAAGAGACAAAGGTTCTCGTTTTTATTTCAAATTCACAACCCTTGCTGATAATGAAAGAAATACGGAACCAGAACTTAATGAAATCAAATCCGTAATGGTCTTAGATGACAACGAAACAAACTTATTTGTCATTCATGAAATGTTGTCATATAAAGGAATTCGTGTGGATGGATTTCGATCCCCAAAAGAAGCTCTTGAAGTTATTGGTTCGGGAACATCTTATGATGTGATTATATCCGATTTCAACATGCCTGAAATGAATGGTTTGGATTTTATTGAAAATCTTCTGGAAACAATAAAATCCAATAAATTTAAAAAACCATACTTATCTCTTCACACATCTTCCAATGATGAAAGTATCTATAAACGTTGTAAAGAACTCGGAATACAATCCATTCTATTAAAACCAATCCAAACAAACATATTATATGAAAGTTTGGAAAAACTGGTTTCAGGAAAGAATCAGGAAGTGGTCACACCAAATTATGAGCCTGTCCACCCCATCCAAACCAACGAAAAAATTAAGATCATGATCGTAGAAGACAATCCTGTGAACATGATGTTAACCAAAGCCATTGTGCAAAAATCTTTACCTGGAACCATCATCATCGAAGCGGAAAACGGAATTTTAGCTGTTGAAAATTTTATCCAAACAGAACCACAACTAGTTTTTATGGATGTACAAATGCCAGAAATGAATGGTTACGATGCTACTAAGGCAATTCGTAAATTGGAAAATGGAAAATTGGTTCCTATCATTGCACTCACCGCCGGCACTCTGTCAGGTGAGGAAGAAAGATGTTTGGATTGTGGAATGAATGATTATATTTCAAAGCCCGTCGTTTTAAAAACAATTTCTGAAAAAATGAAACATTGGCTACAAATCCAATAA
- a CDS encoding family 2A encapsulin nanocompartment shell protein, with protein MAEHTQHALGDLAARQLANTVKTNAQYGAITPRFLVRLLDWKPLEAGVLRVNRVKSNTQVDVLCGQKGEQELPETFVNYEEKPREYTLSLISTILDVQTRVSDLYSSPHEQINEQLRLAIESVKEKQELELINNEDYGLLKNVPAHQRISTRKGPPTPDDLDDLITKVWKEPSFFLAHPLAIAAFGRECTRRGVPPATVTLFGAQFLTWRGLPLIPTDKLLVNGETNPKSAVGTSNILLLRVGEKKQGVVGLYQSNLPGEQTPGLSVRFMGINRSAIGSYLISLYCSAAILTDDAIAALDNVDVGNYYEYK; from the coding sequence ATGGCAGAACATACCCAACATGCTTTGGGAGATTTAGCCGCACGCCAACTGGCAAATACGGTAAAAACAAATGCACAATATGGTGCAATTACTCCACGTTTTTTAGTTAGGTTACTCGATTGGAAACCTTTAGAGGCAGGGGTACTTCGAGTCAACCGCGTTAAATCCAATACACAAGTAGATGTATTATGCGGACAAAAAGGGGAACAAGAACTTCCTGAAACATTTGTCAATTATGAAGAAAAACCTCGCGAATACACTCTTAGCTTAATATCTACAATCCTTGATGTACAAACTAGAGTTTCAGATTTATATAGTTCCCCACATGAACAAATCAATGAACAACTTCGTTTGGCGATTGAAAGTGTAAAAGAAAAACAAGAACTAGAACTCATCAATAACGAAGACTATGGACTTCTAAAAAATGTTCCAGCCCACCAAAGGATTAGTACAAGAAAAGGACCTCCTACGCCTGATGATTTGGATGATCTCATCACAAAAGTTTGGAAAGAACCTTCTTTCTTTTTAGCACACCCGCTTGCCATTGCTGCCTTTGGACGTGAATGTACAAGACGAGGAGTTCCACCGGCCACAGTAACTCTGTTTGGTGCACAGTTTCTCACTTGGAGAGGACTACCTCTCATTCCGACCGACAAACTTCTAGTCAATGGAGAAACCAATCCAAAATCCGCAGTGGGAACTTCGAACATCTTACTTCTGAGAGTGGGTGAAAAAAAACAAGGGGTTGTAGGATTATACCAATCCAACTTACCAGGGGAACAAACACCCGGGCTCTCTGTTCGTTTTATGGGGATCAACCGTTCTGCCATTGGTTCTTATTTGATTTCTCTCTACTGCTCTGCAGCCATACTTACTGACGATGCGATTGCGGCACTCGACAATGTAGATGTGGGAAATTATTATGAATACAAATGA
- a CDS encoding PP2C family protein-serine/threonine phosphatase: MKTVLYTRIFIWTPIIFIGYFISAQIGFKIAFLNSQVSPVWPPEGVGLASLLLLGPVALPGIYLGATLANFFNNPHLPTAFLIGIGNTLSSYINYRIIKRVTEKSDPIYSTKDLIYFLSIGTFPGSFVSTILGVTSLWYWDFLSSELYFNVFFTWFSGEMLGFLIVAPLLYVWFHPKAKLKLELRKQIELLVWIVLVYISGSIAFSDEWPLLFLPIPFVIVTSIRFRQFGATLSTVVLAFTAVTLTIEGKGVFARKDASGLSINDSLIFLDAFLFCISGIAYFLVTATRERERAQLASLRSLQFLNELKEKANEELEQKVLERTAVIEEQRTEIDKQLDMAKRIQESLFPQKEITPQGVEILFKNIPMMKVGGDLYDIVWKPERQELGVFICDVSGHGIPAALLSALVKTSLEKWKQDPLDLKDNLESIRHQLIPNLREHFVTASLLHLHTGSGNLTFARAGHFPLFIIRKSGALVSLKPMGRIITPIFDILAEEERFQLETGDLIVMLTDGLTEAREPESFQMFGEERLLHLIRDMRSHPLLEIRDQVFQSVIQLSGGIAAIQDDLTLGLIRYSGSANEKTKV, from the coding sequence ATGAAGACAGTCCTATATACAAGAATTTTTATTTGGACACCCATCATCTTTATTGGGTACTTCATCTCAGCACAAATTGGTTTTAAAATTGCCTTCTTAAATAGCCAAGTTTCACCCGTTTGGCCACCAGAAGGAGTGGGTCTTGCTTCTCTTTTGCTCCTTGGGCCTGTCGCTTTGCCTGGAATTTATTTAGGAGCAACCCTTGCCAATTTTTTTAACAACCCTCATTTACCAACGGCATTCCTGATTGGTATCGGAAATACCCTTAGCAGTTATATCAACTACCGGATCATCAAACGAGTCACAGAAAAAAGTGATCCGATTTATTCCACAAAGGATTTAATATATTTCTTAAGCATAGGTACTTTTCCTGGTTCATTTGTAAGCACCATTTTAGGTGTCACAAGTTTATGGTATTGGGATTTTTTATCTTCTGAACTTTATTTCAATGTATTCTTTACTTGGTTTTCGGGAGAGATGCTCGGTTTTCTCATCGTTGCTCCTTTACTTTATGTTTGGTTCCATCCCAAAGCAAAATTAAAATTGGAACTACGTAAACAAATCGAACTTTTAGTTTGGATCGTTTTAGTTTATATTTCTGGATCCATTGCCTTTAGTGATGAATGGCCCCTACTCTTTTTGCCCATCCCCTTTGTCATTGTGACAAGCATTCGGTTTCGTCAATTTGGAGCCACGCTCTCCACAGTTGTCCTCGCCTTTACTGCTGTTACACTGACCATCGAAGGAAAAGGTGTATTTGCGAGAAAAGATGCAAGTGGACTTTCCATCAATGATTCCCTAATTTTTTTAGATGCATTTTTGTTTTGTATCAGTGGGATTGCTTATTTTCTAGTTACCGCCACGAGAGAAAGAGAAAGAGCACAACTTGCTTCTTTGAGGTCCTTACAGTTCTTAAATGAATTAAAAGAAAAGGCCAATGAAGAATTGGAACAGAAAGTTTTAGAAAGAACTGCTGTGATTGAAGAACAAAGAACGGAAATTGACAAACAATTGGATATGGCAAAACGCATCCAAGAGTCTCTCTTCCCTCAAAAAGAAATTACACCTCAAGGTGTGGAAATCCTATTTAAAAATATCCCCATGATGAAAGTAGGCGGGGATTTGTATGATATAGTTTGGAAACCAGAAAGACAAGAGTTAGGTGTTTTTATCTGCGATGTTTCTGGACATGGAATTCCTGCTGCCCTATTAAGTGCACTTGTCAAAACTTCACTGGAAAAATGGAAACAAGATCCTTTGGATTTAAAAGATAATTTAGAATCCATTCGCCACCAACTCATTCCGAATCTACGGGAACATTTTGTCACAGCAAGCCTACTCCATCTTCACACTGGTTCGGGGAATCTCACGTTTGCAAGAGCTGGGCATTTTCCACTTTTTATCATTCGTAAATCGGGTGCTCTTGTTAGTTTGAAACCAATGGGAAGAATCATTACGCCAATTTTTGATATCCTTGCAGAAGAAGAAAGATTCCAATTGGAAACAGGAGATTTGATTGTCATGCTCACAGATGGACTCACCGAAGCAAGAGAACCAGAGTCATTCCAAATGTTTGGAGAGGAAAGGCTTCTCCATTTAATTCGCGATATGCGAAGCCATCCTCTCCTCGAAATCCGAGACCAAGTTTTCCAGTCAGTCATCCAACTTTCTGGTGGAATTGCAGCCATCCAAGATGATTTGACACTTGGACTCATACGTTATTCTGGTAGTGCTAACGAAAAAACCAAAGTTTGA
- a CDS encoding ABC-F family ATP-binding cassette domain-containing protein yields MDIVLVSVSKLSKTIGEKKLFSNLDFSISEGEKLAIVGINGSGKSTLLRALLGKEETDSGQIIKNNNLKISILDQNPIFDPKETILDHIYKGDNKLVKTIRQYEDICERMSEGEEGLDDAFTNASQEMDRLSAWDYEQQIKSILKELGVERLERKMSELSGGMLKKVELAKSLIDESNLLILDEPTNHLDVKSILWLEDYLAGLDKAILLITHDRYFLDRIVTKILELDRGSHFLYEGNYSIYLERKVEREETLQKQEDKIKQFLKQEVKWLKRQPKARSTKQKARIDRASDLQNREKREIQKDLELSVAAKRQGKTILEIHNLKKGIADKLLINDFTYTFKAKERLGIIGPNGIGKSTLLNLISGRITPDSGFIKPGMNTKVGYFDQTSSELPLERNVLDYIKDVAGEMIETESGEKISASKMLERFLFDGKLQYTPIAKLSGGERRRLFLVQILMTGPNFLILDEPTNDLDIQTLSVLESFLDEFPGTVVIVSHDRYFLDRTAESLLIFRKEGKLDHYIGTFSSFLENDSLELENEQSSQKPKEVLQTTVVSDKPQKSKQDQKKLSKLESEIAKLESSKLELEKKLSTFANDHTELQKISEEIQKIETEILYKMEEWEMLQSE; encoded by the coding sequence ATGGACATTGTGCTAGTCTCCGTATCCAAACTTTCCAAAACCATCGGCGAAAAAAAACTTTTTTCAAATCTTGACTTCTCAATCAGCGAAGGAGAAAAACTCGCCATTGTCGGGATCAATGGATCGGGTAAGTCCACATTACTCCGCGCCCTTCTTGGGAAAGAAGAAACAGACTCCGGACAAATCATCAAAAACAATAATCTTAAAATTTCTATCCTCGACCAAAACCCAATCTTTGATCCCAAAGAAACCATTCTTGATCATATTTACAAGGGTGATAACAAACTAGTCAAAACCATCCGCCAGTATGAAGATATTTGCGAACGAATGAGCGAAGGGGAAGAAGGACTTGATGATGCATTTACAAATGCCTCACAAGAGATGGACAGACTTTCTGCTTGGGATTACGAACAACAAATTAAGTCCATATTAAAAGAGTTAGGTGTCGAAAGACTAGAAAGAAAGATGTCTGAGTTGTCTGGGGGGATGTTAAAAAAAGTAGAACTTGCGAAGTCTCTCATTGATGAAAGTAATTTACTGATTTTGGATGAACCAACAAATCACTTGGATGTAAAATCCATTTTATGGTTAGAAGATTATTTGGCGGGACTCGATAAGGCAATTTTACTCATCACTCACGATCGTTATTTTTTAGATCGGATTGTTACTAAAATTTTAGAACTGGATCGCGGTAGCCACTTTCTCTATGAAGGAAACTACTCTATTTATTTAGAACGAAAAGTAGAAAGAGAAGAAACTCTCCAAAAACAAGAAGATAAAATCAAACAGTTTTTAAAACAAGAAGTGAAGTGGTTGAAACGCCAACCAAAAGCACGCTCCACAAAACAAAAAGCAAGGATTGATCGTGCGAGTGATCTCCAAAACAGAGAAAAACGCGAAATTCAAAAAGATCTAGAGCTGAGTGTGGCCGCCAAACGCCAAGGGAAAACCATTTTAGAAATTCATAATTTGAAAAAAGGAATCGCAGATAAATTACTCATAAACGATTTCACTTATACTTTTAAAGCTAAAGAAAGACTCGGAATCATTGGTCCCAATGGAATTGGGAAGTCGACACTTCTTAATTTAATCTCAGGTCGCATTACGCCTGATAGTGGATTTATCAAACCAGGAATGAACACAAAAGTTGGATACTTTGACCAAACCAGTTCCGAACTCCCACTAGAGAGAAATGTACTCGATTATATCAAAGATGTGGCCGGTGAAATGATAGAAACCGAATCAGGTGAAAAAATTTCCGCCTCAAAAATGTTAGAACGTTTTCTTTTTGATGGGAAATTACAATACACTCCCATCGCCAAACTTTCTGGAGGCGAAAGACGACGCCTTTTCCTTGTTCAGATCCTGATGACTGGCCCAAACTTTCTCATCTTAGATGAACCAACAAACGATTTGGACATCCAAACACTTTCAGTATTGGAATCTTTTTTAGATGAATTTCCAGGAACTGTTGTAATCGTATCTCACGATCGTTATTTTTTAGACCGCACTGCGGAGAGCCTACTAATCTTTCGTAAAGAAGGAAAACTCGACCATTACATTGGAACCTTTTCTTCCTTTTTGGAAAATGATTCTTTAGAATTAGAAAACGAACAAAGTTCCCAAAAACCAAAAGAAGTTCTGCAAACGACAGTAGTTTCGGACAAACCACAAAAATCCAAACAAGACCAAAAGAAACTTTCCAAATTAGAATCTGAGATTGCGAAACTTGAATCATCTAAACTAGAATTAGAAAAGAAATTGAGTACATTCGCAAATGATCATACAGAACTTCAGAAAATATCTGAAGAAATCCAAAAGATAGAAACGGAAATTCTTTACAAAATGGAGGAATGGGAAATGCTTCAATCCGAATGA
- a CDS encoding family 2A encapsulin nanocompartment cargo protein cysteine desulfurase, producing MNTNDPSFLNLNSDSFPNVSSTQFPDEKTLEKMAKEMFGVLQSFGGNHVSTAGFPSNDLPSQNLPKESLPYLEDLKLTDTGFSYSDFLSFPSINTPQSGGGNLASARRDFPILTETVNGKPLVWLDNAATTQKPTSVIERLSQFYLHENSNIHRAAHTLAARSTDAYEKARSLVQNFIGAGSVEEIVFVRGTTEGINLLSNIVSDKHIQAGDDILITHLEHHANIVPWQMVCAKKGAKLRVAPVDDSGQIILSEYERLLNSKTKIVSITQVSNALGTVVPVEEMTRSAHKVGALVIVDGAQSVSHMPVNVQEIDCDFFVFSGHKLFAPTGIGVVYGKKAILDSLPPWQGGGNMIQDVNFDHTTFQEAPFRFEAGTGNIADAVGLGAAIEYLNQFGMKQISAFEHDLLEYGTKELLKVPGLRLIGTSKDKAGVLSFVIDGFKTEAIGKKLAEEGIAVRAGHHCAQPILRRFGLESTVRPSLAFYNSCEDIDALIRVLYRLGSKNRIGI from the coding sequence ATGAATACAAATGATCCGAGTTTTTTAAATCTAAATTCGGACTCATTCCCAAATGTTTCTTCAACTCAGTTTCCTGATGAAAAAACACTGGAAAAAATGGCAAAGGAAATGTTTGGTGTTTTGCAATCGTTTGGTGGTAATCACGTTTCCACCGCGGGTTTTCCATCAAATGACTTACCTTCGCAAAATTTACCAAAAGAGTCCTTACCTTATTTAGAAGACTTAAAATTAACGGATACAGGTTTTTCCTATTCTGATTTTTTGTCCTTTCCAAGTATCAACACACCGCAGTCAGGTGGTGGAAATCTAGCATCCGCAAGGAGAGATTTTCCTATTTTGACGGAAACGGTGAATGGGAAACCTTTGGTATGGCTCGACAATGCAGCGACCACACAAAAGCCAACTTCGGTGATAGAAAGATTATCTCAGTTTTACCTCCATGAGAATTCGAATATTCACCGTGCGGCCCATACTTTGGCTGCACGGTCCACCGATGCTTATGAAAAGGCAAGGTCTCTCGTCCAAAACTTTATCGGTGCAGGAAGTGTAGAAGAAATTGTTTTTGTGAGAGGAACCACGGAGGGAATCAATCTCCTTTCCAATATCGTCTCCGACAAACACATCCAAGCTGGAGACGATATTCTCATCACTCATTTGGAACACCATGCGAACATAGTTCCTTGGCAAATGGTCTGTGCCAAAAAAGGGGCCAAGTTACGAGTGGCACCAGTGGATGATTCAGGACAGATCATTCTCAGTGAATACGAACGTCTGTTAAACTCTAAAACAAAAATCGTATCCATCACTCAAGTTTCCAATGCACTCGGAACTGTAGTTCCTGTAGAGGAGATGACAAGGTCGGCTCATAAAGTGGGAGCTCTTGTGATAGTGGATGGGGCTCAGTCCGTTTCTCATATGCCAGTGAATGTACAAGAGATTGATTGTGACTTCTTTGTGTTTAGTGGTCACAAACTTTTTGCTCCGACCGGGATCGGTGTGGTTTATGGAAAAAAAGCCATCCTAGATAGTTTGCCTCCTTGGCAAGGTGGTGGGAATATGATTCAAGATGTCAACTTTGATCATACCACTTTCCAAGAAGCTCCATTTCGATTTGAAGCGGGAACCGGTAACATCGCCGATGCGGTAGGACTTGGAGCAGCGATCGAATACCTGAACCAATTTGGAATGAAACAGATTTCAGCCTTCGAACATGATTTATTGGAATATGGCACCAAAGAATTGTTAAAGGTTCCGGGTCTACGTTTGATTGGAACATCCAAAGACAAAGCCGGTGTGTTATCCTTTGTCATTGATGGATTCAAAACAGAAGCGATTGGAAAAAAACTAGCAGAAGAAGGAATTGCTGTGCGTGCAGGACACCACTGTGCCCAACCAATTTTAAGAAGATTTGGATTGGAATCTACTGTGAGACCATCACTTGCTTTTTACAATTCTTGTGAAGACATTGATGCACTCATCCGAGTGTTGTACAGGTTAGGAAGCAAAAATCGGATTGGGATTTAG